In Pseudosulfitobacter pseudonitzschiae, the sequence TACAGCACACCACTGCCTGCCAGCAACAGCATCCCCAGAACCACGGCCAGTGCCACGCTGCCGCGCCCGCCCTTGTTGTCGGCCAGCCGCGCATCCTTGTCAGCGGCCAGAATACGACGCGACACTTCGGTGCGCACGCGCGCGGCATCTTCGGCGGCGATGGTGCCACGGGCCAGATCGCGGTCAACCTCGGCCAGTTGGTCGCGGTAGACCTGAACATCATAAGAGGCCGTCGGTTGCGCCTGCGCACGCCCCGCCCGCAGCGCTGCTGCCAGAAGGGCGGACACCACCAGTGCCAACCCTACCGCGATTATTCCGAAACCCCAGATGTCCATATTAGCCTTCTTTCATGTCCCACGGGGTGTATCCAAGCTGCCCTGTCATAAAAAGGGGCAAAAGGCCGCGCCCCCTGCGCACATGCGGCAATTGCTGCGCGTGTCGCAAACCTGTTAGAAAGTGCCGCCGAGAGTATCCTTTCAAATCGCAGTCTCACTCAATACAGAACCAGCCGACCGCCTAGCCCCGAATCCTGTCAGGACCGTGCCCATGAAACGTTATTCAGCCTTTGCCATCGCCCGCGAGGCCGCGCGCCATCACACCGGATGGGACCGTGCATGGCGTGACGCCCAGCCCAAAGCCAAATACGATGTGATCATAGTTGGCGCAGGCGGGCACGGGCTGGCCACCGCCTATTACCTTGGCAAGAATTTTGGCATCACCAATGTGGCGATTCTGGAAAAGGGCTGGCTGGGCGGCGGCAACACAGGCCGCAACACCACGATCATCCGGTCGAACTATCTTCAGGATCCTTCGGCGGCGATCTATGAAAAATCCCGCAGCCTGTATGAAACCATGTCGCAGGATCTGAACTATAATGTCATGTTCAGCCCGCGCGGCGTCATCATGCTGGCCCAGACCCAGCACGAGGTGCGCGGTTATCAGCGCACGGCCCATGCCAATGCGCTGCAAGGGGTCACAACCCAGTTCATAGGCCCGCAAAAGGTCAAGGAACTGGTGCCGATCATCAACATCGACGGCCCACGCTATCCGGTGCTGGGGGGACTGTATCAGGCCCGCGGCGGCACCGCGCGCCATGATGCGGTGGCGTGGGGCTATGCGCGGGCCTGTTCCGACATGGGCATGGACGTAATCCAGCGCTGCGAAGTGACCGGCGTGCGCACCGAAGGCGGCAAGGTCGTGGGCGTCGACACCACGCGTGGGGCCATCGACTGTGACAAACTGGGCGGCGTGGTTGCGGGGCATTCGGGCCACCTGTGCGAAATGGCGGGCTTTCGCCTGCCGATCGAATCCGTCGCCCTGCAGGCCCTTGTCAGCGAACCCATCAAACCCTGTATGGATGTGGTTGTCATGGCCAACACCGTCCACGGCTATCTGTCGCAATCAGACAAAGGCGAGATGGTCATCGGCGGTGGCACTGACGGCTATAACAATTACACTCAGCGCGGCAGCTTCCACCACGTCGAGGAAACCGTGCGTGCGCTGATCGAAACCTTTCCGATGATCTCGCGGTTGAAGATGTTGCGCCAGTGGGGCGGGATTGTGGACGTGACGGGCGACCGGTCACCCATTCTGTCGAAAACCCCGATCGAGGGTATGTTCCTCAACTGCGGCTGGGGCACCGGCGGGTTCAAGGCGATCCCCGGATCGGGTTGGGCGATGGCCGAACTGATGGCCAAGGGTCAGTCGCCGTTGACCGATGAATTCTCCATGCACCGCTTCCGCGAAGGCAAGTTTATTGACGAAAGCGTTGCCGCAGGGGTGGCGCACTGATGGCCGCTTTGGCAGATTTTCGCCGCTCTGTTTGGGGGGGCAGGAACCGGTTTGGTTGTTCTGACGTTCTACTTGCGACGTTGATCACGCAAGGAGACGACCAATGGCCGACAATGAAACACCCCGCACAACACCCAACGAACCTGTCCACACAACCACCACAAAGTCCAATTCGAGCATGGCCTTTATCGTCGGCGCACTTGTCGTCGTCGTCGGTGTGCTGGCCTATTTCATCTTTGGCGGCGACGTCGAAACCACGAGTGGCGCCAGTGACGTCAATGTCACCGTCGAAGGTGCAGGCGACGCCGCCCAAGATGCCGGTAATGCCATCGAAGGCGCAGCAGAAAGCACAGGCCAAGCTATTGAAGGTGCTGCCGAAAGCGTCGGTGACGCTGCTGAAAGCGCAACCGACGGCAACTAAACCCGCCGCCGCACGCGACATCACTTTTACGCACTCCGATCAGGTCGCGCGCAGCAATGCGTGCGGCCTTGTCATGTCCGCACATCAAAACGAGGCCCGCCCATGTTGATCCTGACCTGTCCCTGCTGCGGCATGACCGGCGAAGAGACCGAATTTCACGCAGGCGGTGAAGCGCACCTGCAACGCTTTGGCCCAGGATCGACCGAGGACCAGTTCGAAGAGTATCTGTTCATGCGCGAAAACCCAAAGGGCGTGCATTTCGAACGCTGGCGTCACGTCAACGGCTGCGGCAAGTGGTTTCACGCCGCGCGCAGCACCACCACGCTTGAGGTTTACGGCACCTATGCCGCCCAAACCCACGAGCCACCCCAAACCCTTCGTGACAAGATAACCGCCAAAGTTCCCGGCTGGACATGGAGAGAGTTCCAATGACCCGTCTTCATCTTGCTGACAAAACTCCCGCCGGAGGCTCCCCAACCTTCCGCCCGCGCAAAGGTCTGAAACCATGAGCACTCGTCTTGCCACAGGCGGCCGCCTGCTGAACAAATCCCGCGCCGTGCCATTCACCTTCAATGGCAAACACATGAAGGGTTTCGAGGGCGACACGCTGGCCTCGGCCCTGTTGGCCAACGACCAGATGCTGGTGGGCCGCAGTTTCAAATACCACCGTCCACGCGGCATTGTCGCCAGCGGTGCAGAGGAACCCAACGGGCTGGTGAACCTCGGGCAGGGGGGCCGGTTCGAGCCGAACCAGCGCGTCACCACAACCGAGCTGTTCGACGGGCTGAGCGCCAAAAGCCAGAACCACTGGCCCAGTCTGGAATTTGATGTGGGCGCGCTGAACACGCAAATGTCGCGATTCATGCCTGCGGGGTTCTACTACAAGACGTTCATGTACCCGCGTCCGCTGTGGAAACACGTCTACGAGCCGTTTATTCGCAAGGCCGCAGGTCTGGGCGCCGCACCCAAAGACCGCGACGCGGACACCTACGAACATTTCTACGCCTTTTGCGATGTTCTGGTGATCGGCGGCGGTGTGGCCGGTTTGCAGGCAGCCAAGGCTGCTGCCGACACCGGCGCACGCGTCATGCTGATTGAACAGACCGCCCACTGGGGCGGGCGCGCGCCCGTGGACGGCGGCGAGATCGCTGGCAAGCCTGTGGATAACTACGTGGATGAAACCGTGGCGGCCTTGCGTGCGATGGACAATGTCACGTTGCGACGCCGGATGATGGGGGCGGGTGTTTACGACCACGGCTATGTTCTGGGCTACGAGCGTCTGACCGATCACGCGCCCGATACCGCAGGCCCGCGCCACCGGCTGTGGCGCATCCGTGCGGGGCAGATCGTGACCGCCACAGGGGCCATCGAACGCCCGCTCAGCTTTTCCGGAAACGACATTCCGGGGGTCATGTTGGCATCGGCTGTGCGCGACTATGTCACCAATTTCGGCGTGTCGCCGGGCGACCGCACGGTTGTTGTGACAAACAACGACAACGCTTACCTTACGGCAATCACCTTGAAACACGCAGGATTAGACGTGTCGGCCATCCTTGATGCGCGGGTTCTGCCGACTGACAGCGCGCTGATGGAACAGGCCAAGGCTTTGGGCATTAGGGTGTTGATGGGCTACGGTGTCGCGACCGTCTTGGGGGGCAAGCGCGTGACCGGCGTTGCGGTCTGTTCGCAGGCTGGCGAAGGGTCGGTTCTGGAAGAGATTCCATGCGATGTTGTGGCCATGTCGGGCGGCTGGTCGCCGGTGGTTCACCTGTGGTCGCACTGTGGTGGTAAACTGGTCTGGGACGCGGCCCAAGCGGCGTTCAAGCCGGATGTGGACAAAGCACCGACAGGCGCTGACGGTCTGCCCTTTGTGACCGCCGCAGGCAGTGCCAGCGGAATGTTGCTGCTGGGCGATGTGCTGGCCGATGCCGACGCCGCAGGCAAAGCCGCGGCAGCCGCCGCCGGCCACAAAACGGACCAAAATGCAGCCACTTCCCCCAAGTCCAACGATACCCCCGAGGCTCCGATGGCCCCTGTCTGGCTTATGCCGCACGGGGCGGGGATCAAGCTGCGCAGCAAGGCGTGGCTGGACTATCAGAACGACGTCAAGGTCAGCGACGTGCAACTGGCCGCCCAAGAGGGATTCCAGTCGGTTGAACATGCCAAACGCTATACCACGCTGGGCATGGCGACGGATCAGGGCAAGCTGAGCAATATCAACGGTTTGGCGATCCTGTCGGACAGTCTGAATCAACCGATCCCGCAGACCGGAACCACCACCTTCCGCCCGCCCTATACGCCGATCTCGATGGGTGCCATCGGCGGCGAGGCGCGCGGCGATGTGTTCCAGCCCCTGCGCCGTACACCGATGCACGACTGGCACGATGAAAACGGTGCCGAATGGGAACCCGTCGGCCAGTGGCGTCGCCCTTATGCCTATGTGCGCAGCGGCGAAACCACCCATGATGCGGTAATGCGCGAGACCAAGAACACCCGCGAAGCGCTTGGCCTGCTGGACGCAAGCACGCTGGGCAAGATCATCGTGCGCGGGCCGGATGCGGGCAAGTTTCTGGACATGATGTACACCAACATGATGTCGACGCTGAAACAGGGCAAATGCCGCTATGGCCTGATGTGCGATGAAAACGGGTTTCTCATTGACGACGGCGTTGTGGCGCGCATCGACGACGACACATGGCTGTGCCATACCACCACCGGCGGGGCCGAGCGTATCCATGCCCATATGGAGGAATGGCTGCAAACCGAATGGTGGACGTGGCAGGTTTACGTTGCCAACGTGACCGAACAATACGCCCAGATCGCCGTGGTGGGCCCTAAGGCACGTGTCGCGCTTGAACATCTGGGTGGTATGGACGTCAGCGCCGATGCCCTGGGCTTTATGGATTGGGCAGATGGCACGCTGGGCGGGTTTGACGTGCGGGTTTACCGTATCTCGTTCTCGGGCGAGCTGAGCTATGAAATCGCGGTAAAGGCTTCGCAGGGGCAAGCGCTGTGGGATGCGCTGATGGCCGTTGGCGCGGGTTTGGGCGTGATGCCCTATGGCACCGAATGTCTGCACATCCTGCGCGCGGAAAAAGGGTTCATCATGATCGGTGACGAAACCGACGGCACCGTGATCCCGCAGGATCTGGGTCTGCACTGGGCGATTTCGAAGAAGAAAGAAGACTTTATCGGCAAGCGGGGCCAACAGCGCAGCCATATGGTCGATCCGGCCCGCTGGCAGTTGGTGGGGCTGGAAACCGTTGATGGATCGACCCTGCCGGACGGGGCCTATGCTGTCGGCGAGGGCACCAATGCCAACGGCCAGCGCGAGACGCAGGGCCGTGTGACCTCGACCTATCACTCGCCCAATCTGGAGCGGGGGATTGCAATGGGTCTGGTGCTGAACGGTCCCGACCGCATGGGCGAGGTTCTGGGTTTTCCCGGCACCGATGGCACTGAGTATAAAGCCAAGATCGTCAGCCCCGTGTTTTATGATCCCGAAGGGGAGAAGCCGAATGTCTAATACTCTCAGCGCCTTGAACGGTGCAACTTATGCAGATGGAATCGCCCAAGTGCGCGAGATCGGCCTGCAAGGCATGCTCACCCTGCGCGGGGATCTGGCCAGTGCCGCGATCAAATCCGCAGCCACCGGTGCTGCGGGCATGGACATGCCTGCGCCCAATCACGCCAACTGCAAGGAGAATAACGGCATCTGCTGGATGAGCCCCGACGAGCTGTTGGTGCTGTGCCCGCGCGACACGGTCGCCGATACCCTCGCGCAGATGAACACCCGTCTGGCGAAAGCGTTTGCGCTGTGCGTCGATGTGTCGGACGCCCGCGCGGTGTTTGAACTTAGCGGCCCCAACGCGCGCGAGGTATTGGCCAAGCTGGTGCCGGTCGATCTATCGCCTGCCGGTTTCACCGAAGGTATGTTCCGCCGGAGCCGCATGGCGCAGATCCCTGCGGCCTTCTGGCTGCACGCACCTGACACGTTCCGCATCATCACCTTTCGCAGCAACGCGCAATATGCGTTTGATCTGTTGAAAGTGGCGGCCCAGCCGGGGTCAGAGGTCGGTTTTTTCTAGGAAAAACCGCGCTGCTTGCGGGGTGCGTCGAACTGCGGGGCACCCTTGGCGCGCGGATTGCCCTAATTGTTTTCGCCGTTCATGGAACATTTCTGCGCCTCATGCCTTGATATTGCAGAAGCTGACGCTTTCTGTCAGTCAGAAGACATTCAATCTCAAAAGGGGGCCCGAACCATGGCTTTTGAACTTCCCGACCTTCCGTATGCGCATGACGCACTTGCTGCCAAAGGCATGTCCGCAGAAACGCTGGAATTCCACCACGACATTCACCACAACGCCTATGTCACCAATGGCAACAAGGCGATTGAAGGCACCGAGTGGGACGGCAAGTCTCTTGAAGAGATCATCAAGGGGACTTATGACCCCAAAGCTGTCGCGCAATCCGGCATCTTCAACAACATCAGCCAGTTGTGGAACCACAACCAGTTCTGGGAAATGATGGGCCCCGACGTCAGCAAAATGCCAAGCGAACTGGAAAAAGCGATCATCGAAAGCTT encodes:
- a CDS encoding sarcosine oxidase subunit beta family protein; this translates as MKRYSAFAIAREAARHHTGWDRAWRDAQPKAKYDVIIVGAGGHGLATAYYLGKNFGITNVAILEKGWLGGGNTGRNTTIIRSNYLQDPSAAIYEKSRSLYETMSQDLNYNVMFSPRGVIMLAQTQHEVRGYQRTAHANALQGVTTQFIGPQKVKELVPIINIDGPRYPVLGGLYQARGGTARHDAVAWGYARACSDMGMDVIQRCEVTGVRTEGGKVVGVDTTRGAIDCDKLGGVVAGHSGHLCEMAGFRLPIESVALQALVSEPIKPCMDVVVMANTVHGYLSQSDKGEMVIGGGTDGYNNYTQRGSFHHVEETVRALIETFPMISRLKMLRQWGGIVDVTGDRSPILSKTPIEGMFLNCGWGTGGFKAIPGSGWAMAELMAKGQSPLTDEFSMHRFREGKFIDESVAAGVAH
- a CDS encoding sarcosine oxidase subunit alpha family protein encodes the protein MSTRLATGGRLLNKSRAVPFTFNGKHMKGFEGDTLASALLANDQMLVGRSFKYHRPRGIVASGAEEPNGLVNLGQGGRFEPNQRVTTTELFDGLSAKSQNHWPSLEFDVGALNTQMSRFMPAGFYYKTFMYPRPLWKHVYEPFIRKAAGLGAAPKDRDADTYEHFYAFCDVLVIGGGVAGLQAAKAAADTGARVMLIEQTAHWGGRAPVDGGEIAGKPVDNYVDETVAALRAMDNVTLRRRMMGAGVYDHGYVLGYERLTDHAPDTAGPRHRLWRIRAGQIVTATGAIERPLSFSGNDIPGVMLASAVRDYVTNFGVSPGDRTVVVTNNDNAYLTAITLKHAGLDVSAILDARVLPTDSALMEQAKALGIRVLMGYGVATVLGGKRVTGVAVCSQAGEGSVLEEIPCDVVAMSGGWSPVVHLWSHCGGKLVWDAAQAAFKPDVDKAPTGADGLPFVTAAGSASGMLLLGDVLADADAAGKAAAAAAGHKTDQNAATSPKSNDTPEAPMAPVWLMPHGAGIKLRSKAWLDYQNDVKVSDVQLAAQEGFQSVEHAKRYTTLGMATDQGKLSNINGLAILSDSLNQPIPQTGTTTFRPPYTPISMGAIGGEARGDVFQPLRRTPMHDWHDENGAEWEPVGQWRRPYAYVRSGETTHDAVMRETKNTREALGLLDASTLGKIIVRGPDAGKFLDMMYTNMMSTLKQGKCRYGLMCDENGFLIDDGVVARIDDDTWLCHTTTGGAERIHAHMEEWLQTEWWTWQVYVANVTEQYAQIAVVGPKARVALEHLGGMDVSADALGFMDWADGTLGGFDVRVYRISFSGELSYEIAVKASQGQALWDALMAVGAGLGVMPYGTECLHILRAEKGFIMIGDETDGTVIPQDLGLHWAISKKKEDFIGKRGQQRSHMVDPARWQLVGLETVDGSTLPDGAYAVGEGTNANGQRETQGRVTSTYHSPNLERGIAMGLVLNGPDRMGEVLGFPGTDGTEYKAKIVSPVFYDPEGEKPNV
- a CDS encoding sarcosine oxidase subunit gamma; protein product: MSNTLSALNGATYADGIAQVREIGLQGMLTLRGDLASAAIKSAATGAAGMDMPAPNHANCKENNGICWMSPDELLVLCPRDTVADTLAQMNTRLAKAFALCVDVSDARAVFELSGPNAREVLAKLVPVDLSPAGFTEGMFRRSRMAQIPAAFWLHAPDTFRIITFRSNAQYAFDLLKVAAQPGSEVGFF
- a CDS encoding superoxide dismutase, which produces MAFELPDLPYAHDALAAKGMSAETLEFHHDIHHNAYVTNGNKAIEGTEWDGKSLEEIIKGTYDPKAVAQSGIFNNISQLWNHNQFWEMMGPDVSKMPSELEKAIIESFGSVDKFKDAFKAAGAGQFGSGWAWLVRDTDGSLKVTKTENGVNPVCFGQTALLGCDVWEHSYYIDFRNKRPDYLTNFLDNLVDWENVASRM
- a CDS encoding sarcosine oxidase subunit delta; protein product: MLILTCPCCGMTGEETEFHAGGEAHLQRFGPGSTEDQFEEYLFMRENPKGVHFERWRHVNGCGKWFHAARSTTTLEVYGTYAAQTHEPPQTLRDKITAKVPGWTWREFQ